DNA sequence from the Halococcus salsus genome:
TCGCGCTCGTGGCCTCGCCGTCCGCGGGGTGGAGCGTGAGCCGGACCCGGCCCGAGAGCTCCGTCCCGGCGTCGACGGTGACGATAGCGTTGATCCCCGTCTCGTCGCCCTCGGCCGGTCGAACCGTGAGGTCGGTGAGCGCGATCTCGGGGACGGGTTCGACGGTGGCGTCCCACCGGATCCCCGGGACGCGGTCCCGCGGCGGGAGGCGATCCGTCTCGAAGACACCGCCGAAGCGGTCGTCGGACGCCCGACAGACCACGACGAGTTCGTTCTCGTCCGCCGGGTCGACGACGGCGCTGAACGGTGTGAAGTAAGCGTCGTGCTCCCCGAGGAACTCGCCGTTGAGCCAGACGCGCGCGTGGGCGTAGAGCCCACCGAGGCGGAGTTCGGCGCGCTCCCCACCGGGGTCGGCGAAGTGGGTTCGGTAGGCGACCGTTCGCTCACCGGTGAAGCGCGCCGGGCTTTCGGGCCCCTCGACGGCGACCCACTCGTCGGGCGTCGGTGGATCGCGCCCGTCCGGGTCGACCGCGGCCGCGCTCCACTCGCGGAGGTTCATGTCGACCGAAGTGGGCGCGCCGGGCATAGCCCTTCCGTGTGTTTCTTTCAGTTTCACTCCGAGGTTGCCGCCGGTTCATAGTCCCTGCGGGCGTTCTCCCGGTATGTTCGAAGAACTCACGCTGACCTGCGAGGCCGAGGGGTGTGGCCGCGACCTCGACCCGGAGCCCGCGTTGGTCTTCCGGGACGCCGGCGGCGAGCGCCGGGCCTACGAGTGCGTCTGCGGTGCCGTCACGGTGACCGTCGCGAAGACGTAGCCCTAAGTGCGGCTCCCGCCGACGACCGGCGTGGAAGAAATCGTCCGCGCACGCGGCCACGAAAACGTCACCGCCCGCCACGCGAGCACGCTCGAACTCACCGCCGACGACTACCTCACGCCCGCCGGCGACTGTATCCTCGGGATCGAGGCCGACCGGACACCCGCCGACTTCGACCCCGCGTTCGTCGACGCCTGCCGCGACGCCGACGCGACCATTAGCCTCGAACTCGCCGTTGACGGGCTGACCCGAACCGTCCGTGGACGCGGCCATCCCGACCTCGACTGTACGAACGATCGGAGCCTCGTCTGTCGGACCAGCGACTACGTCGACGATCGGACGGTGATGGTGGGTGCGGACCGGGCGGCCGGCGATCTCGACCGGGAGCTCGTGACGGCGCTCGCCGACGGCGGCTCGCTCACCGCGACGCTCCGGGTCGAGTGACCGCCGAAACGACCGCTTCCTCGACGATCTAGGTCGATCGATCTTCGTGGATACTTCGCCGATACGCCACGTTTAGGTGTGTTTGTCACCGACCACCACCCGAGGCGATACTCGCCGAATGTCACCCGAGACGGAGG
Encoded proteins:
- a CDS encoding DUF371 domain-containing protein, with protein sequence MEEIVRARGHENVTARHASTLELTADDYLTPAGDCILGIEADRTPADFDPAFVDACRDADATISLELAVDGLTRTVRGRGHPDLDCTNDRSLVCRTSDYVDDRTVMVGADRAAGDLDRELVTALADGGSLTATLRVE